Proteins from one Tsuneonella aeria genomic window:
- a CDS encoding M3 family metallopeptidase, which translates to MTNRFLSATAPLALASALLSGCTTMQDTTTAATPVTDAPVAVAIPEGTGYFASDSTLPFLAPDFTKISEDDYVPAFEQGMAIQKAEVAAITANPAAPTFENTIVALEKSGRMLGRVATVFFALTGSNTTDRLDEINEQISPKLTAHGDSITLDPALFARVKAVYDNRAAMTMTPEDAKLLETTYENMVQAGAMLTDAQREQVKALNSELSTTTTQFGQRLREATLANALIVDTRAELAGLSDADITAAAKLAEEKGQPGKFAIALQNTTQQPLLPSLTNRAVRERLMKASLHRADQGGPNDTRLLLARIASLRAQKAALFGKPDWATYTMWDRMAETPKTALDFMGQMVPPLAATQRREAALLNQQIRKEGGKFTVQPWDWYRYANKVKAERYDLDEDKVAEYFQIDKVLEDGVFYAAEQLYGLKFAKRTDLPVYHPDVTVYTVFDRDGSELGLFYFDPYQRPSKRGGAWMSNFVDQSYLWGTKPVIYNVLNIPKAPAGEAQLVSFDNVNTMFHEFGHALHGFFADQKYVSLSGTATARDFVEYPSQVNELWATYPSVLSNYAKHYKTGETIPQAMIDKLEEAGKFNQGYDFGEVVAAALLDMKWHALTPAEAAAIDTPAEVDAFERRALTELGLEVDLVPPRYRSSYFNHIFSSPAGYSAGYYSYLWTEMLDKDSRKWFLDNGGLTRKNGDHYRATVLSRGGTMDYYQMFQNFLGRRPDVRPMLESRGLVGGDTPPEAATTDDGGNGTGTPKS; encoded by the coding sequence ATGACCAATCGTTTCCTTTCCGCGACGGCGCCACTGGCGCTCGCCAGCGCTCTGCTTTCGGGATGCACCACCATGCAGGATACCACGACTGCCGCCACGCCCGTGACAGATGCGCCTGTTGCCGTCGCCATTCCCGAGGGTACGGGCTACTTCGCATCCGACAGCACGCTCCCCTTCCTGGCGCCCGACTTCACGAAGATCAGCGAAGACGATTACGTCCCCGCGTTCGAGCAGGGCATGGCCATCCAGAAGGCCGAAGTGGCCGCGATCACCGCCAACCCGGCGGCCCCAACGTTCGAAAACACGATCGTCGCGCTGGAGAAATCGGGCCGTATGCTGGGCCGCGTGGCGACCGTGTTCTTCGCGCTCACCGGCTCCAACACCACCGACCGGCTTGACGAGATCAACGAACAGATCAGCCCCAAGCTGACGGCGCACGGCGATTCCATCACGCTCGACCCGGCGCTCTTCGCGCGCGTGAAGGCGGTTTACGATAACCGCGCCGCGATGACGATGACGCCGGAAGACGCCAAGCTGCTGGAAACCACGTACGAGAACATGGTCCAGGCCGGCGCGATGCTGACCGATGCCCAGCGCGAGCAGGTGAAGGCTCTCAACAGCGAGCTGTCCACCACGACCACCCAGTTCGGCCAGCGCCTGCGGGAAGCGACCCTCGCCAACGCGCTGATCGTCGATACCCGGGCAGAGCTTGCGGGATTGAGCGATGCGGATATCACCGCGGCCGCCAAGCTGGCCGAAGAAAAGGGCCAGCCGGGCAAGTTCGCCATCGCCCTGCAGAACACCACGCAGCAGCCACTGCTCCCCTCGTTGACCAACCGCGCGGTGCGCGAACGGCTGATGAAGGCCAGCCTCCACCGCGCCGACCAGGGCGGGCCGAACGACACCCGCCTGCTGCTGGCCCGCATCGCCAGCCTGCGCGCGCAGAAGGCGGCCCTGTTCGGCAAGCCCGACTGGGCGACCTACACGATGTGGGACCGGATGGCCGAAACGCCGAAGACCGCACTCGACTTCATGGGGCAGATGGTGCCGCCACTCGCCGCCACCCAGCGCCGCGAGGCCGCGCTGCTCAATCAGCAAATCCGCAAGGAAGGCGGCAAGTTTACCGTCCAGCCGTGGGACTGGTACCGCTACGCCAACAAGGTGAAGGCCGAACGCTACGACCTCGACGAGGACAAGGTCGCCGAATACTTCCAGATCGACAAGGTGCTGGAAGATGGCGTGTTCTACGCCGCGGAACAGCTGTACGGCCTGAAGTTCGCCAAGCGCACGGACCTGCCTGTCTATCACCCCGATGTGACGGTCTATACCGTGTTCGATCGGGACGGCAGCGAGCTCGGCCTGTTTTACTTCGACCCGTACCAGCGGCCCAGCAAGCGCGGCGGCGCCTGGATGAGCAACTTCGTGGACCAGAGCTACCTGTGGGGCACCAAGCCGGTGATCTACAACGTACTCAACATCCCCAAGGCGCCCGCCGGCGAGGCCCAACTCGTCAGCTTCGACAACGTGAACACCATGTTCCACGAATTCGGCCACGCGCTGCACGGGTTCTTCGCCGACCAGAAGTACGTGAGCCTGTCGGGCACGGCCACGGCGCGCGACTTCGTGGAATATCCGAGCCAGGTGAATGAGCTGTGGGCGACTTATCCGTCGGTCCTGTCAAACTATGCCAAACACTACAAGACGGGCGAGACGATCCCGCAGGCGATGATCGACAAGCTGGAGGAAGCGGGCAAGTTCAACCAGGGCTATGATTTCGGCGAAGTCGTGGCAGCCGCGCTGCTCGACATGAAGTGGCACGCGCTCACCCCGGCCGAAGCGGCAGCGATCGACACGCCCGCGGAAGTGGACGCGTTCGAACGTCGCGCACTGACGGAGCTCGGGCTGGAAGTGGACCTCGTGCCGCCGCGTTATCGCAGCAGCTACTTCAACCACATATTCTCGAGCCCGGCCGGATATTCCGCGGGCTATTACAGCTACTTGTGGACCGAGATGCTCGACAAGGACAGCCGCAAGTGGTTCCTCGACAACGGCGGGCTGACGCGCAAGAACGGCGACCACTACCGCGCCACCGTGCTCAGCCGCGGCGGGACGATGGATTATTACCAGATGTTCCAGAACTTCCTCGGCCGCCGTCCCGACGTTCGCCCGATGCTGGAATCGCGCGGCCTGGTTGGCGGTGACACCCCGCCCGAAGCTGCGACGACCGACGACGGCGGCAACGGCACAGGCACGCCGAAGTCCTGA